One window of Microbacterium sp. Root61 genomic DNA carries:
- the glgA gene encoding glycogen synthase, translating to MRVDIVTKEYPPEIYGGAGVHVTELVSALRETLDVRVRAFGVERDEEGTTSYGVPAELASANGAIQTLGTDLEIVTDVAGADVVHSHTWYANFAGHLASLLHGIPHIVTAHSLEPLRPWKAEQLGGGYAVSSFIEKTAYEGATAVVAVSEGMRADILRSYPALDPAKVRVIYNGIDVEAWHPVEDPDLLASLGVDASRPSVVFVGRITRQKGLPYLLRAAEQLPPDVQLVLCAGAPDTPQIMAEVEALVRGLQQTRQGVVWIDRLLSRHELCTVLSAATTFVCPSVYEPLGIVNLEAMACGAAVVGTATGGIPEVVADGVTGRLVPIEQMQDGTGTPIDPERFVDDLARVLTEVVSDPERARAYGAAGRERAATEFSWAKIAATTAALYAEVTGDGR from the coding sequence ATGCGCGTCGACATCGTCACCAAGGAGTACCCGCCGGAGATCTACGGCGGGGCCGGGGTGCACGTCACGGAGCTCGTCTCCGCACTGCGCGAGACCCTCGATGTGCGAGTGCGGGCCTTCGGGGTCGAGCGCGACGAAGAGGGCACCACGTCGTACGGCGTGCCGGCCGAACTGGCCTCCGCGAACGGCGCGATCCAGACGCTGGGCACGGATCTGGAGATCGTGACGGATGTCGCCGGCGCCGACGTCGTGCACTCGCACACCTGGTACGCGAACTTCGCCGGACACCTCGCGTCCCTGCTGCACGGCATTCCGCACATCGTGACGGCGCACAGTCTCGAACCCCTCCGACCGTGGAAGGCCGAGCAGCTCGGCGGTGGCTACGCGGTTTCCAGCTTCATCGAGAAGACCGCGTACGAGGGCGCGACCGCGGTCGTCGCCGTCAGCGAGGGGATGCGCGCCGACATCCTGCGCAGCTACCCGGCGCTGGACCCGGCCAAGGTGCGGGTGATCTACAACGGCATCGACGTCGAGGCGTGGCATCCCGTCGAGGATCCCGACCTGCTGGCCTCGCTCGGTGTGGACGCCTCGCGCCCTTCGGTCGTGTTCGTGGGACGCATCACCCGTCAGAAGGGGCTGCCGTACCTCCTGCGCGCGGCCGAGCAGCTGCCGCCGGACGTGCAGCTCGTGCTGTGCGCCGGCGCGCCGGACACCCCGCAGATCATGGCCGAGGTCGAGGCGCTGGTGCGCGGCCTGCAGCAGACCCGGCAGGGCGTCGTGTGGATCGACAGGCTGCTGTCCCGGCACGAGCTGTGCACCGTCCTGTCGGCCGCGACGACCTTCGTGTGCCCGTCGGTGTACGAGCCGCTCGGCATCGTCAACCTCGAGGCCATGGCGTGCGGCGCGGCCGTCGTCGGCACCGCGACCGGCGGCATCCCCGAGGTCGTCGCCGACGGCGTGACCGGACGTCTCGTGCCGATCGAGCAGATGCAGGACGGCACCGGGACCCCGATCGATCCCGAACGGTTCGTCGACGATCTCGCCCGCGTACTGACCGAGGTGGTCTCGGACCCGGAGCGGGCACGCGCCTACGGCGCAGCCGGGCGCGAGCGGGCGGCGACCGAGTTCAGCTGGGCGAAGATCGCGGCGACCACGGCGGCGCTGTACGCGGAGGTCACCGGCGACGGCCGATAG
- a CDS encoding ABC transporter ATP-binding protein, translating into MPQVLEFSDVVVRRNARNIVDSIDWTVNDDERWVILGPNGAGKTTVLQLADTLLHPTSGAVTILGERMGRTDVFELRPRIGFASSAMAKRVPPEEHVINVVLTAAYSVLGRWNESYEDIDERRALRVLAEWRLDHLADRTFGTLSDGEQKRVQIARAVMTDPELLLLDEPTASLDLGAREELLTLLSGYAQAPTTPAMVMVTHHVEEIPVGFTHVMLMRDGAIVAAGPIEETLTAENLTDTFGMPITLSSEDGRHAARAAH; encoded by the coding sequence ATGCCGCAGGTGCTCGAGTTCTCCGATGTCGTCGTCCGCCGAAATGCCAGAAACATCGTCGATTCCATCGACTGGACGGTCAATGACGACGAGCGGTGGGTGATCCTCGGCCCCAACGGCGCGGGCAAGACCACAGTGCTCCAGCTCGCCGACACGCTTCTGCACCCCACCTCGGGCGCGGTGACGATCCTGGGGGAGCGGATGGGGCGCACCGACGTCTTCGAGCTGCGTCCCCGCATCGGGTTCGCGTCCTCGGCGATGGCCAAGCGGGTGCCGCCCGAGGAGCACGTCATCAACGTCGTGCTGACCGCCGCCTACTCCGTGCTCGGTCGCTGGAACGAGAGCTACGAAGACATCGACGAGCGACGTGCGCTGCGCGTGCTCGCTGAGTGGCGCCTCGACCACCTCGCCGACCGCACCTTCGGGACGCTGTCCGACGGTGAGCAGAAGCGCGTGCAGATCGCGCGGGCGGTCATGACCGACCCCGAGCTGCTGCTCCTGGACGAGCCGACCGCGAGCCTCGACCTGGGTGCGCGCGAAGAGCTGCTGACGCTGCTGAGCGGGTACGCGCAGGCCCCGACTACCCCGGCAATGGTGATGGTCACGCACCACGTCGAGGAGATTCCGGTCGGTTTCACCCACGTCATGCTGATGCGCGACGGCGCGATCGTGGCGGCCGGCCCGATCGAGGAGACGCTCACCGCCGAGAACCTCACGGACACGTTCGGCATGCCGATCACGCTCTCGTCCGAGGACGGCCGACACGCCGCGCGCGCGGCCCACTGA
- a CDS encoding type B 50S ribosomal protein L31, with product MKTDIHPTYSAVVFRDLGSGETFLTRSTVSSDKTIELDGVEYPVIDVEISSASHPFYTGKQRIMDSAGRVEKFNQRFKNFGGSNS from the coding sequence ATGAAGACTGACATTCACCCCACCTACAGCGCCGTCGTCTTCCGTGACCTCGGCTCGGGCGAGACCTTCCTCACCCGCTCGACGGTGTCCAGCGACAAGACGATCGAGCTCGACGGTGTCGAGTACCCCGTCATCGACGTCGAGATCTCGTCGGCATCGCACCCGTTCTACACGGGCAAGCAGCGCATCATGGACTCGGCCGGTCGCGTCGAGAAGTTCAACCAGCGCTTCAAGAACTTCGGCGGCTCCAACAGCTGA
- a CDS encoding glutamate--cysteine ligase codes for MTVPFATSDRSSVGLEWELMLADGTSGDLVPRAPEVIDALEADTALERFTVTGELLTNTVEVTSGIGDTVAAAVDDIADAIAAVRSVTNPMGVELLCAGSHPFAQWYDQAVTDKTRYHTLIERTQWWGRNMMIWGIHIHIGVDDVNKVFPIINALAVYLPHLQALSASSPFWAGERTGYCSNRALVFQQLPTAGLPWPLQSWSEFEDYLDDMTSTGVMKDASEVRWDIRPAPRWGTIEVRACDGMSTLPELAAVAALVQVLVEHFSRELDAGNALPTIQPWFLRENKWRAARYGLDARVIVDHDGTQVEVARHLRATMERLSDIAVDMHCAREFAGLESILTQGSSSTRQLMVADAADGDLREVVQHLMREFRAGPTLREHLASLGH; via the coding sequence ATGACGGTGCCCTTCGCCACGTCCGACCGCTCCTCCGTGGGATTGGAGTGGGAACTCATGCTGGCCGACGGCACCAGCGGTGACCTCGTCCCCCGCGCCCCCGAAGTGATCGACGCCCTCGAAGCCGACACGGCGCTCGAGCGCTTCACGGTCACCGGCGAGCTGCTGACGAACACCGTAGAGGTGACCAGCGGTATCGGTGACACCGTGGCTGCTGCAGTCGACGACATCGCCGACGCGATCGCCGCCGTACGGAGCGTCACGAATCCGATGGGGGTCGAGCTGCTGTGCGCGGGCAGTCATCCGTTCGCACAGTGGTACGACCAGGCGGTCACCGACAAGACCCGCTATCACACGCTCATCGAGCGCACCCAGTGGTGGGGACGAAACATGATGATCTGGGGCATCCACATCCATATCGGAGTGGATGACGTGAACAAGGTGTTCCCGATCATCAATGCCCTCGCGGTCTACCTCCCCCACCTGCAGGCGCTGTCCGCCTCCAGCCCGTTCTGGGCGGGCGAACGCACCGGCTATTGCTCGAACCGCGCGCTGGTGTTCCAACAGTTGCCCACGGCGGGGCTCCCCTGGCCGCTGCAGTCGTGGTCCGAGTTCGAGGACTACCTCGACGACATGACCTCCACCGGAGTGATGAAGGATGCCTCGGAGGTGCGGTGGGACATCCGCCCGGCGCCGCGCTGGGGCACCATCGAGGTCCGGGCCTGCGACGGGATGTCCACACTGCCGGAGCTCGCCGCCGTGGCCGCCCTCGTGCAGGTGCTCGTGGAGCACTTCTCCCGCGAGCTGGACGCAGGAAACGCCCTGCCCACTATCCAGCCCTGGTTCCTGCGGGAGAACAAGTGGCGCGCGGCGCGGTACGGCCTGGACGCCCGCGTGATCGTGGACCACGACGGCACCCAGGTCGAGGTCGCGCGGCACCTGCGCGCGACGATGGAGCGGCTGTCCGACATCGCGGTCGACATGCACTGCGCGCGCGAGTTCGCCGGCCTGGAGTCGATCCTCACGCAGGGCTCGAGCTCCACCCGGCAGCTGATGGTCGCCGACGCCGCCGACGGCGATCTCCGCGAGGTCGTGCAGCACCTCATGCGCGAGTTCCGCGCCGGCCCCACCCTCCGCGAGCACCTCGCCTCGCTCGGGCACTGA
- the rpsP gene encoding 30S ribosomal protein S16, with protein sequence MAVKIRLKRLGKIRAPYYRIVVADSRTKRDGRVIEEIGKYHPTEEPSFIEVDSERAQYWLSVGAQPTEQVTALLKLTGDWGKFKGDKDAVSTVRVAAPKVPFEIDSAKKSVLQPKAEKKAAKVDEPEAEAPAADATDAE encoded by the coding sequence GTGGCTGTCAAGATTCGTCTCAAGCGCCTCGGCAAGATCCGTGCGCCCTACTACCGCATCGTCGTGGCCGACTCGCGCACCAAGCGCGATGGTCGTGTCATCGAGGAGATCGGCAAGTACCACCCGACCGAGGAGCCCTCGTTCATCGAGGTTGACTCCGAGCGTGCCCAGTACTGGCTGTCCGTCGGCGCCCAGCCGACCGAGCAGGTCACCGCACTGCTGAAGCTCACCGGTGACTGGGGCAAGTTCAAGGGCGACAAGGATGCGGTCTCGACCGTGCGCGTCGCCGCCCCGAAGGTCCCCTTCGAGATCGACTCCGCCAAGAAGTCGGTCCTTCAGCCCAAGGCTGAGAAGAAGGCCGCCAAGGTCGACGAGCCCGAGGCCGAGGCTCCCGCCGCCGACGCGACCGACGCAGAGTAG
- a CDS encoding RNA-binding protein: protein MLSAALEHIVKGIVDHPDDVSIHSSSSPRGDVLEVRVHPDDRGRVIGRGGRTAKALRTLITALADGRRVRVDVADD, encoded by the coding sequence TTGCTGTCCGCCGCGCTCGAGCACATCGTCAAGGGGATCGTCGATCACCCGGACGATGTGTCCATTCATTCCAGCTCGTCCCCTCGTGGCGACGTCCTGGAGGTCCGCGTGCACCCCGATGACCGGGGTCGCGTGATCGGGCGCGGTGGGCGCACGGCAAAGGCACTGCGCACTCTCATCACCGCCCTCGCCGATGGTCGACGCGTCCGCGTCGATGTCGCTGACGACTGA
- the rimM gene encoding ribosome maturation factor RimM (Essential for efficient processing of 16S rRNA) encodes MRVGRLVKAHGLKGAIKIELYTDDPDGRFAPGSTFTLQVPEASPWHGKQLTVREFRWMNSHPVAFFDGIDDRSTAEELIKAILWIDEDENEATPEDDAWYDHQLVGLDVVRDDVVVGRILRIDHFPAQDLLTVKVGDREVLVPFVKAIVPEVDVATGRVVVTPPPGLFEELPGGDDAPEGDADETDSDESDQDTAEA; translated from the coding sequence CTGCGCGTCGGGCGCCTCGTCAAGGCCCACGGCCTCAAGGGCGCGATCAAGATCGAGCTGTACACCGACGATCCCGATGGGCGTTTCGCGCCGGGGTCGACCTTCACTCTGCAGGTGCCGGAGGCTTCGCCCTGGCACGGCAAGCAGCTGACGGTCCGCGAATTCCGCTGGATGAACAGCCACCCGGTGGCCTTCTTCGACGGCATCGATGACCGTTCCACCGCCGAAGAGCTCATCAAGGCGATCCTCTGGATCGACGAGGACGAGAACGAAGCCACCCCCGAGGACGACGCCTGGTACGACCACCAGCTCGTCGGACTCGATGTCGTGCGCGATGACGTCGTCGTCGGTCGCATCCTCCGCATCGATCACTTCCCGGCTCAGGATCTGCTCACCGTCAAGGTCGGCGACCGCGAGGTACTGGTTCCGTTCGTCAAGGCGATCGTGCCCGAGGTGGATGTCGCTACCGGCCGTGTCGTCGTGACGCCGCCGCCCGGGCTGTTCGAAGAGCTCCCCGGCGGGGATGACGCTCCCGAAGGCGACGCTGACGAAACCGACAGCGACGAGTCCGATCAGGACACCGCTGAGGCGTGA